The proteins below come from a single Rhodococcus sp. WMMA185 genomic window:
- a CDS encoding ABC transporter permease — MATQFTGTTRLVRLALRRDQIQLSVWLLVLIALQAISASSVLGLYPTDESLRSIAIATANSPVALATNGLISGYSGGAVVASQIVMPLSLGAALMSSLLVVRHTRQNEETGRAELVGAAVVGRKAMLSAALIVAIAANAVLAVGGAVVLMAQGLPPAGSLAIGLGIAGAGISFAGIAAVTSQVTDGARTANGLAGAALAAAFVLRAVGDMSGTVVEGGTRVISGFATWLSPIGWAEQMRAYDDNAWWVLCFPAVFTLAAVGLAFLLTERRDLGSGLVATRRGPARASRSLPTPLGSAWRIQRGVLFWWAVGIGFIALVYGAVGDQIDDFLGEGDQVAEVMGKLGGTSDMVDAYFSTIFGTMAIAVSAYSVQALLRMRTEEAAGRLEPVLATAVGRPRWLFAHVTVVVAGVVVLQIVTGAAMGLAYGLVTSDVPGNVADLTVASLVFVPAILVVAAIAVLLFGGLPLWASGLSWAALALSLLFGLLGPLLGLPDFVRNLSPFSHVPPVPAADVTGAPLMWMVAIAVAVAATGVALFRRRDLVI, encoded by the coding sequence ATGGCAACGCAATTCACCGGAACCACTCGGCTGGTGCGGTTGGCGTTACGGCGCGACCAGATACAACTTTCGGTTTGGCTACTCGTCCTTATTGCTCTACAGGCGATTTCGGCCTCGAGTGTTCTGGGGCTCTACCCGACCGACGAGAGTCTCCGGAGCATCGCCATCGCCACAGCGAACTCTCCAGTTGCGCTAGCCACCAACGGACTCATCTCCGGCTACAGCGGCGGCGCTGTGGTTGCGAGCCAGATCGTCATGCCGCTCTCGCTGGGTGCCGCACTGATGAGCAGTTTGCTTGTGGTCCGCCACACCCGACAAAACGAGGAGACGGGCAGAGCGGAGTTGGTCGGGGCCGCGGTCGTGGGGCGGAAGGCAATGCTCTCTGCTGCCCTGATCGTTGCGATCGCGGCGAACGCGGTTCTTGCCGTAGGCGGCGCGGTGGTCCTCATGGCACAGGGACTTCCCCCGGCCGGGTCGTTGGCGATCGGGCTCGGGATTGCCGGCGCGGGTATTTCCTTTGCGGGAATCGCAGCGGTTACTTCGCAGGTAACGGACGGAGCGCGAACGGCCAACGGACTCGCGGGCGCGGCTCTGGCGGCGGCTTTCGTGCTGCGCGCCGTTGGCGACATGTCCGGAACCGTAGTCGAGGGAGGCACGCGGGTAATCAGCGGCTTTGCCACATGGCTGTCGCCGATCGGATGGGCGGAACAGATGCGCGCCTACGACGACAATGCCTGGTGGGTGCTCTGTTTTCCTGCCGTATTCACGCTCGCAGCAGTGGGTCTCGCGTTCCTCCTCACCGAGCGGCGAGATCTCGGCTCAGGCCTGGTCGCAACACGGCGAGGGCCCGCCCGTGCATCACGGTCCCTGCCGACACCGCTCGGATCTGCGTGGCGGATCCAACGGGGTGTTCTGTTCTGGTGGGCTGTGGGCATCGGATTCATTGCACTCGTATACGGCGCGGTCGGTGATCAGATCGACGATTTCCTCGGTGAGGGCGATCAGGTGGCGGAGGTGATGGGGAAACTCGGGGGGACGTCCGACATGGTGGACGCCTACTTCTCGACCATCTTCGGCACAATGGCGATTGCGGTAAGCGCCTATTCGGTTCAGGCACTGCTGCGGATGCGCACAGAGGAGGCGGCGGGTCGGCTCGAGCCCGTTCTCGCGACCGCGGTCGGACGCCCTCGCTGGCTGTTTGCCCACGTAACGGTGGTGGTGGCCGGTGTGGTCGTACTGCAAATAGTCACCGGGGCCGCGATGGGGCTCGCCTACGGTCTGGTCACATCGGATGTGCCGGGCAATGTGGCTGATTTGACCGTGGCGTCCTTGGTCTTCGTGCCTGCAATCCTGGTGGTGGCCGCCATTGCCGTTCTGCTCTTCGGGGGCCTCCCGTTGTGGGCGTCCGGGCTTTCCTGGGCTGCGCTCGCATTGTCCCTGCTGTTCGGGTTGCTCGGTCCACTACTCGGATTGCCGGATTTCGTACGCAACCTGTCGCCGTTCAGTCACGTGCCGCCCGTTCCCGCCGCTGATGTGACGGGCGCGCCGTTGATGTGGATGGTGGCGATCGCAGTCGCAGTGGCGGCGACCGGTGTCGCGCTGTTCCGGCGGCGTGATCTGGTCATCTAG
- a CDS encoding ABC transporter ATP-binding protein, with protein MTAAISVEKLVKTFGTTRALDGLDLEVNTGEVHGFLGPNGSGKSTTIRVLLGLLRADSGHTRLLGGDPWKDAVSLHRRLAYVPGDVNLWPNLTGGEAIDLLSGLRGGLDESRRSDLLERFELDPTKKARTYSKGNRQKVALVAAFASNVDLYVLDEPTSGLDPLMDSVFRDCIGEASNEGKTVLLSSHILAEVEALCDRVSIIREGRTVESGTLAELRHLTRTSVTAETERPVTGLDSIAGVFDVRVDGLHARCEVETSELGAVMSHLLPFGITSLTSKPPTLEELFLRHYGDELEREDENHWRAESRDL; from the coding sequence ATGACTGCTGCGATCTCGGTGGAGAAGCTGGTCAAGACGTTCGGGACCACACGGGCTCTCGACGGATTGGACCTCGAAGTGAATACGGGCGAGGTACACGGATTCCTTGGTCCCAACGGCTCCGGAAAGTCGACGACCATCAGGGTGCTGCTGGGTCTGCTGCGGGCGGATTCGGGTCACACCCGACTGCTGGGCGGCGATCCGTGGAAGGACGCGGTCTCGCTTCATCGGCGACTCGCCTACGTGCCGGGGGATGTGAATCTCTGGCCCAACCTCACCGGTGGGGAGGCGATAGACCTTCTATCGGGCCTGCGGGGCGGACTCGACGAGTCCAGGCGCAGTGATCTCCTCGAGCGATTCGAACTCGATCCGACGAAGAAGGCGCGCACCTACTCGAAAGGCAATCGGCAGAAGGTGGCGCTCGTGGCGGCGTTCGCGTCGAACGTCGACCTCTACGTTTTGGACGAACCGACGTCGGGGCTGGATCCGCTGATGGATTCAGTTTTTCGGGACTGTATCGGCGAGGCCTCGAACGAGGGAAAGACTGTCCTGCTCTCGAGCCACATCCTCGCCGAGGTCGAGGCATTGTGTGATCGTGTGAGCATCATCAGGGAAGGGCGGACCGTCGAATCGGGTACGTTGGCCGAACTCCGTCACCTCACCCGCACCTCGGTTACCGCGGAGACCGAGCGCCCCGTGACCGGACTCGATTCGATTGCCGGCGTATTCGATGTACGAGTGGACGGACTACACGCGCGCTGCGAGGTGGAGACCAGTGAACTCGGCGCTGTGATGAGCCACCTGTTGCCTTTCGGGATCACTTCGCTCACCTCGAAGCCGCCCACCCTGGAGGAACTATTTCTCCGGCACTACGGCGATGAACTCGAACGCGAAGACGAGAACCACTGGCGCGCCGAGTCGAGGGATCTGTGA